A genomic stretch from Mycobacterium cookii includes:
- a CDS encoding chorismate--pyruvate lyase family protein produces MLTDDEIRTLNRDLRILIASNGTLTRILGIVADDEIFVQILEQQVHETMPGTSGPEQPPDGRLLRRRILLRGRSSGHAYVAAESLIAMDLLPPAMTTSLTKTDCPIGEILAASRLETFKEAADVWVGPSPGWLAGSGCETPGAKTVGRRYRLISGGRPVMIITEYFLRNIFRDPS; encoded by the coding sequence ATGCTGACCGACGACGAAATTCGAACGCTCAATCGCGACCTCCGAATACTCATCGCCAGCAACGGCACCCTTACTCGAATTCTCGGCATTGTCGCCGACGACGAGATCTTCGTGCAGATTCTCGAGCAACAGGTCCACGAAACGATGCCGGGCACCTCTGGTCCGGAGCAGCCGCCGGACGGCCGGCTTCTTCGGCGACGAATCTTGCTGCGGGGGCGGAGTTCGGGTCACGCATATGTGGCCGCGGAGTCGCTGATCGCCATGGACCTGCTGCCACCTGCGATGACGACCAGCCTGACCAAGACGGACTGCCCGATCGGCGAAATTCTCGCTGCTAGTCGTCTTGAGACGTTCAAGGAGGCAGCGGACGTCTGGGTAGGGCCGTCGCCCGGTTGGCTCGCCGGGTCGGGGTGCGAAACCCCAGGAGCGAAAACTGTGGGCCGTCGCTATCGGCTGATTTCCGGAGGGCGGCCGGTGATGATTATTACTGAATATTTTCTGCGAAATATTTTCCGGGATCCTTCGTAG
- a CDS encoding DegV family protein, translating to MPVVVVTDSGARLPDELRRQWAIREVPLHILLDGADLRDGVDDIPHDIHDYGHATTTAATPAELADVYRDALADSGGDGVVAVHLSAALSGTFKAAQVAAAEFGSAVRVIDSKSAAMNTGFVALAAARAAAGGADLDTVANAAAAAVSRNHGFIVVHQLDNLRRSGRIGGAGAWLGTKLSLKPLLRIDDGKLVLAQRVRTASKATATMIDRVCEVVDGRQASIAVHHVANPDGARDVVTALGKRLPGCGSPIVTELGPVLALHVGAGALGVCVDVAGDVDPPASM from the coding sequence ATGCCCGTCGTCGTCGTCACCGATTCGGGGGCCCGCCTACCCGATGAACTGCGCCGGCAGTGGGCGATACGTGAGGTCCCGCTGCACATCTTGCTCGACGGTGCCGACCTGCGCGACGGGGTGGACGACATCCCGCACGACATCCACGATTATGGACACGCGACGACCACCGCTGCCACGCCGGCCGAGCTGGCCGATGTGTATCGTGATGCGCTGGCGGACAGTGGCGGCGACGGCGTGGTAGCTGTGCACCTGTCGGCGGCGCTGTCGGGGACCTTCAAGGCCGCCCAGGTAGCGGCAGCCGAATTCGGTTCAGCGGTAAGGGTTATCGACTCGAAGTCGGCCGCGATGAACACAGGTTTCGTCGCATTGGCTGCCGCGCGGGCCGCCGCCGGCGGTGCCGACCTGGACACCGTCGCGAACGCCGCCGCCGCGGCGGTGAGCCGCAACCACGGGTTCATCGTCGTGCACCAACTGGACAATCTGCGACGCAGCGGACGCATCGGTGGCGCCGGCGCCTGGCTGGGCACCAAGCTTTCGCTCAAGCCGCTGCTCCGCATAGACGACGGCAAACTCGTTCTGGCGCAACGGGTACGGACCGCGAGCAAGGCGACTGCGACGATGATCGACCGGGTGTGCGAGGTCGTCGACGGTCGGCAGGCGTCGATCGCCGTGCATCACGTCGCCAATCCCGACGGTGCGCGTGATGTGGTGACCGCGCTCGGTAAGCGGTTGCCAGGTTGTGGGTCGCCGATAGTGACCGAACTCGGTCCGGTGCTTGCGCTCCACGTCGGAGCAGGCGCGCTCGGGGTGTGCGTGGACGTGGCCGGCGACGTCGACCCGCCGGCGAGTATGTGA
- the octT gene encoding diglucosylglycerate octanoyltransferase — protein MSSERRPALLVFADSLAYYGPTGGLPADDPRIWPNIVARQLDWDLELIGRIGWTCRDIWWAATQDPRAWAALPRAGAVVFATCGMDSLPSPLPTALRELIRYVRPPWLRRWVREGYGWVQPRFSPVAKAALPPHLSAEYLELTRGAIDFNRPGIPIVASLPSVHIAETYGNAHRGRAGTVAAITAWAGQHDVPLVDLKAAVGEEVMSGRGNPDGIHWNFEAHHAVAELMLKALAEAGVNNDKPRG, from the coding sequence ATGTCCTCTGAGCGCCGGCCGGCACTGCTGGTTTTCGCCGACTCGCTCGCCTACTACGGGCCGACCGGCGGGCTGCCTGCCGACGATCCGCGGATCTGGCCCAATATTGTTGCCAGACAACTAGATTGGGATCTCGAGTTGATCGGCCGGATCGGGTGGACCTGTCGGGACATCTGGTGGGCGGCGACTCAGGACCCCCGCGCGTGGGCGGCGTTACCGCGGGCCGGCGCGGTGGTTTTCGCGACCTGCGGCATGGATTCGCTCCCGTCGCCGCTGCCGACCGCGTTGCGGGAGCTCATCCGATACGTGCGCCCGCCGTGGCTGCGGCGGTGGGTGCGCGAGGGCTACGGCTGGGTGCAGCCGCGATTCTCGCCGGTGGCCAAAGCTGCTCTGCCGCCACACCTTTCCGCGGAATACCTCGAACTTACGCGCGGTGCAATCGATTTCAACCGGCCCGGCATCCCGATCGTGGCCTCCTTACCGTCGGTGCATATCGCCGAAACCTACGGCAATGCCCACCGCGGCCGGGCCGGCACCGTTGCGGCGATCACCGCGTGGGCCGGTCAGCACGACGTTCCGCTGGTCGACCTGAAGGCCGCTGTCGGCGAAGAAGTCATGAGCGGGCGCGGCAACCCCGACGGAATCCACTGGAATTTCGAAGCGCACCACGCGGTGGCGGAGCTGATGCTCAAAGCGCTGGCCGAGGCCGGCGTAAATAACGATAAGCCGCGCGGCTAG
- the gpgP gene encoding glucosyl-3-phosphoglycerate phosphatase: MTIRRLVMMRHGQTEHNLDSRMQGQLDTALTELGRAQAVAAAAALAKHQPLRIVSSDLRRAYDTAVALGERAGLPVDVDERLRETHLGDWQGMTHNEIDAVAPGARLAWREDATWAPHGGENRLDVATRSVPLIAELVAREPEWGVVDEPARPVVLVAHGGLIAALTAALLGLPIENWPALGGMGNASWTQLSGHSSDLDSGTTDFGAIRWRLDVWNASAQVAGDVL; encoded by the coding sequence ATGACGATCCGCCGGCTGGTGATGATGCGGCACGGCCAAACCGAACACAACCTCGACAGTCGGATGCAGGGTCAGCTCGACACCGCGCTGACCGAGCTGGGCCGTGCCCAAGCTGTCGCGGCGGCCGCGGCGCTGGCCAAACACCAGCCGTTGCGCATCGTGTCCTCAGATCTGCGTCGCGCCTACGACACGGCGGTGGCGCTGGGGGAGCGCGCCGGCTTGCCGGTGGACGTCGACGAGCGCCTTCGGGAAACCCACCTGGGCGACTGGCAGGGCATGACGCACAACGAAATCGACGCGGTTGCACCGGGCGCGCGGCTGGCGTGGCGCGAGGATGCCACCTGGGCGCCGCACGGCGGCGAGAACAGGCTCGACGTCGCCACACGCAGCGTGCCGCTGATTGCCGAGCTGGTGGCCCGCGAGCCCGAATGGGGGGTCGTCGACGAGCCGGCGCGGCCGGTGGTGCTGGTCGCTCACGGCGGCCTGATCGCCGCGCTGACGGCAGCGCTGCTCGGGCTGCCGATTGAGAACTGGCCTGCACTGGGCGGAATGGGCAACGCGAGTTGGACCCAGCTGTCCGGGCACTCCAGCGACCTGGATTCCGGCACAACCGATTTCGGCGCCATTCGTTGGCGGCTCGATGTGTGGAACGCTTCGGCGCAGGTCGCGGGCGATGTCCTCTGA
- the rsfS gene encoding ribosome silencing factor: protein MTAAPEAIEMATVAARAAASKLADDVVVIDVSEQLVITDCFVIASASNERQVNAIVDEVEDKMREAGHKPARREGTREGRWTLLDYVDIVVHIQHQDERDFYALDRLWRDCPVLTVDVS from the coding sequence ATGACGGCCGCCCCCGAGGCGATCGAGATGGCCACCGTCGCCGCACGAGCGGCCGCCTCGAAGCTGGCCGACGACGTCGTGGTCATCGACGTCTCCGAGCAACTGGTCATCACCGACTGCTTCGTGATCGCCTCGGCGTCCAACGAACGGCAGGTCAACGCGATCGTCGACGAGGTCGAAGACAAGATGCGCGAAGCGGGCCACAAGCCCGCCCGCCGCGAGGGCACCCGCGAAGGCCGCTGGACCCTGCTGGATTACGTCGACATCGTGGTGCACATCCAGCACCAGGACGAGCGCGACTTCTATGCACTCGACCGGCTGTGGCGGGACTGCCCGGTCTTGACGGTGGACGTGTCATGA
- the nadD gene encoding nicotinate-nucleotide adenylyltransferase gives MGGTFDPIHNGHLVAASEVASLFDLDEVVFVPSGQPWQKKRAVTAGEDRYLMTVIATAANPRFSVSRVDIDRGGHTYTKDTLRDLQALNPDSELYFITGADALASILSWQDLEELFALAKFVGVSRPGYELGREHLADVLDGLPEDALTLVEIPALAISSTDCRLRAEESRPLWYLVPDGVVQYVSKRELYRKPRTEA, from the coding sequence ATGGGCGGGACCTTCGATCCCATCCACAATGGTCACCTCGTCGCCGCGAGCGAAGTGGCTTCTTTGTTCGACCTCGACGAGGTCGTTTTCGTGCCCAGCGGCCAGCCGTGGCAGAAGAAGCGTGCGGTCACCGCCGGCGAGGACCGGTACCTGATGACGGTGATCGCCACCGCCGCGAACCCGCGCTTCTCGGTGAGCCGGGTCGACATCGATCGGGGCGGGCACACCTACACCAAGGACACGCTGCGAGATCTGCAGGCCCTCAATCCGGACTCTGAGCTGTACTTCATCACCGGCGCCGACGCGCTGGCCTCGATCCTGTCCTGGCAGGACCTCGAGGAGCTGTTCGCGCTGGCGAAGTTCGTCGGGGTGAGCCGGCCCGGTTATGAGTTGGGCCGCGAGCATCTCGCCGACGTGCTCGACGGGTTGCCCGAGGACGCACTGACACTCGTCGAGATCCCGGCGCTGGCGATCTCCTCGACGGACTGCCGTCTGCGCGCCGAAGAAAGTCGCCCGCTGTGGTACCTGGTGCCCGACGGCGTCGTGCAATACGTGTCCAAACGCGAGCTCTACCGCAAACCTCGGACCGAGGCATGA
- a CDS encoding vWA domain-containing protein — translation MAVRRVRPSQPLAPHGIPGHLVGFVEALRGQGISVGPSETVDAGRVMGVLGLGDREILREGLACAVLRRPEHRETYDAMFDLWWPAALGTRAAVTEEDAIDPDVQLPPDDVEAMRQMLLDLLTNNPELADMDERLVAMIAQIVDAYGKYNSSRGPSYSSYQALKSMALDELEGKLLAGLLAPYGDEPTPTQEQIAKALAAQRITQLRKMVDAETKRRTAEQLGRDHVQMYGIPQLSENVEFLRASGDQLRSMRRVVQPLARTLATRLAARRRRARAGAIDLRKTLRKSMSTGGVPIDLVLRKPRPARPELVVLCDVSGSVAGFSHFTLLLVHALRQQFSRVRVFAFIDTSDEVTHMFGPDADLAVAIQRITREAGVYTRDGHSDYGNAFVSFIQAHPNVLSPRSSLLVLGDGRTNYRDPATDVLAHMVTASRHAHWLNPEPKHLWGSGDSAVPRYQEVITMHECRSAKQLAAVIDQLLPV, via the coding sequence ATGGCCGTCCGCCGCGTTCGCCCCAGCCAGCCGTTAGCTCCGCACGGCATCCCGGGCCACCTGGTCGGTTTTGTCGAAGCGCTTCGCGGGCAAGGTATCTCGGTCGGTCCGTCAGAGACGGTGGACGCCGGCCGGGTGATGGGTGTGCTCGGTCTCGGTGATCGCGAGATCCTGCGTGAAGGTCTGGCGTGCGCGGTGTTGCGCCGGCCCGAGCACCGCGAAACCTATGACGCGATGTTCGACCTGTGGTGGCCTGCCGCCCTGGGTACCCGGGCCGCGGTCACCGAGGAAGACGCCATCGATCCCGACGTCCAGTTGCCGCCCGACGACGTCGAGGCGATGCGCCAGATGCTGCTCGATCTGCTCACCAATAACCCCGAGCTCGCCGACATGGACGAGCGCCTGGTTGCGATGATCGCGCAGATCGTGGACGCCTACGGCAAATACAACTCCAGCCGCGGACCGTCGTATTCGTCGTATCAGGCCCTCAAGTCGATGGCGCTCGACGAGTTGGAGGGCAAGCTGCTGGCCGGCCTGCTCGCCCCGTACGGCGACGAACCCACGCCGACGCAGGAGCAGATCGCGAAAGCCCTTGCCGCACAGCGAATCACTCAGCTGCGAAAAATGGTCGACGCCGAGACGAAGCGACGAACCGCCGAGCAACTCGGCCGTGACCATGTCCAGATGTACGGCATCCCACAGCTTTCCGAGAACGTGGAGTTCCTGCGGGCATCCGGTGACCAGCTGCGCTCGATGCGCCGGGTGGTGCAACCGCTGGCCCGCACTCTGGCCACCCGGCTGGCCGCGCGGCGGCGCCGCGCCCGCGCGGGGGCGATCGACCTGCGCAAGACGCTGCGCAAATCGATGTCGACCGGCGGGGTGCCGATCGACTTGGTGCTGCGCAAACCCCGTCCGGCTCGCCCGGAACTCGTGGTGCTGTGCGACGTGTCGGGTTCCGTCGCCGGGTTCAGCCACTTCACCCTGCTGCTGGTGCATGCCCTGCGCCAGCAGTTCTCCCGGGTCCGGGTGTTCGCGTTCATCGACACCAGCGACGAGGTCACCCACATGTTCGGCCCGGATGCCGACCTCGCCGTGGCGATCCAGCGGATCACCCGGGAGGCCGGTGTCTACACCCGCGACGGCCACAGCGACTACGGCAACGCCTTCGTCTCGTTCATTCAGGCGCATCCCAACGTGTTATCGCCGCGCAGCTCGCTGCTGGTGCTCGGTGACGGCCGGACCAACTACCGCGACCCGGCCACCGACGTGCTGGCCCACATGGTGACCGCCAGCCGGCACGCACACTGGCTCAATCCCGAGCCCAAGCACCTCTGGGGTAGCGGCGACTCCGCGGTGCCCCGCTACCAAGAGGTCATCACCATGCACGAGTGCCGGTCGGCCAAGCAGCTCGCAGCCGTGATCGACCAGCTGCTGCCGGTGTGA
- a CDS encoding AAA family ATPase, with translation MSVPARPAPLFADIDDVARRLSETGYLPDTATATAVFLADRLGKPLLVEGPAGVGKTELARAVAQATGSGLVRLQCYEGVDEARALYEWNHAKQILRIQAGSGDWDQTKLDVFSEEFLLSRPLLTAIRRTDPTVLLIDETDKADIEIEGLLLEVLSDFAVTVPELGTITAERTPFVVLTSNATRELSEALKRRCLFLHIDFPDPELERRILLSRVPELPGHIAEELVRIIGVLRGMQLKKLPSVAETIDWGRTVLALGMDTIDDATIAATMGVVLKHQSDQQRATSELRLN, from the coding sequence GTGAGTGTGCCCGCGCGCCCGGCGCCGCTGTTCGCCGACATCGACGATGTCGCACGGCGGTTGTCCGAAACCGGCTACCTGCCCGACACCGCGACCGCGACTGCGGTTTTCCTTGCCGACCGGCTCGGCAAGCCGCTGCTGGTGGAGGGCCCGGCGGGTGTCGGCAAGACCGAACTGGCCCGCGCCGTGGCACAGGCCACCGGATCCGGACTGGTCCGGCTGCAGTGCTACGAGGGCGTCGACGAGGCACGCGCGCTCTACGAGTGGAACCACGCCAAGCAGATCTTGCGAATCCAGGCCGGTTCGGGGGACTGGGACCAGACCAAGCTCGACGTGTTCAGCGAGGAATTTCTGCTGTCCCGGCCGCTGCTGACCGCGATCCGGCGCACCGACCCGACCGTTCTGCTGATCGACGAAACCGACAAGGCCGACATCGAAATCGAAGGCCTGCTGCTCGAAGTCCTGTCCGACTTCGCGGTCACGGTCCCGGAGTTGGGCACCATCACCGCGGAGCGAACGCCGTTCGTCGTCCTGACTTCCAACGCCACCCGTGAGCTGTCCGAAGCGCTCAAACGCCGCTGTCTGTTCTTGCACATCGACTTTCCCGACCCCGAATTGGAGCGCCGGATTCTGTTGTCCCGCGTTCCCGAGCTGCCGGGTCACATCGCCGAGGAGTTGGTGCGCATCATCGGCGTGCTGCGCGGCATGCAACTCAAGAAGTTGCCGTCGGTTGCCGAGACCATCGACTGGGGACGCACCGTGCTGGCGCTCGGCATGGACACCATCGACGACGCGACGATCGCCGCCACGATGGGCGTGGTGCTCAAGCACCAGTCCGACCAGCAGCGCGCAACCAGCGAACTCCGGCTGAACTGA
- a CDS encoding glutamate-5-semialdehyde dehydrogenase, whose translation MSVHAFSAPDVRQQVHDAARRARVAARVLASLPTVAKDQALLVAADAIVANTDRILAANAEDLNAARAADTPTAMLDRLALDTKRVEGIAAGLRQVAGLPDPVGEVLRGYTLPNGLALRQQRVPLGVVGIVYEGRPNVTVDAFGLALKSGNAALLRGSASAAKSNDALVSVLRDALVGEDLPADAVQLLSAADRSSVTHLIQARGLVDVVIPRGGAGLIEAVVRDSYVPTIETGVGNCHVYVHGAADLDMAERILLNSKTRRPSVCNAAETLLVDAAIADQALPRLITALQDAGVTVHLDPDEAELRREFLSMDIAVAVVDGVDQAIAHINEYGTGHTEAIVTTNMAAAQRFTEAVDAAAVMVNASTSFTDGEQFGFGAEIGISTQKLHARGPMGLSELTSTKWIGWGDGQIRPA comes from the coding sequence ATGAGTGTGCATGCTTTTTCTGCACCCGACGTGCGCCAGCAGGTACACGACGCGGCGCGCCGGGCCCGGGTAGCCGCCCGCGTGCTGGCCTCACTGCCGACAGTCGCCAAAGACCAGGCGCTTCTCGTCGCGGCGGACGCGATCGTGGCCAACACCGACCGGATCCTGGCCGCCAACGCCGAAGACCTGAATGCGGCCCGCGCCGCCGATACACCGACCGCCATGCTCGACCGGCTCGCGCTGGACACCAAGCGCGTCGAAGGCATCGCCGCCGGCCTGCGGCAGGTCGCGGGGCTACCCGACCCGGTCGGGGAGGTATTGCGCGGCTACACCCTGCCCAACGGGCTGGCGCTGCGCCAGCAGCGCGTCCCGCTTGGCGTCGTCGGGATCGTCTACGAGGGACGGCCCAATGTCACCGTCGACGCGTTCGGTCTGGCTCTGAAATCCGGCAACGCCGCCCTGTTGCGGGGCAGCGCGTCGGCGGCGAAATCCAACGACGCACTCGTCTCGGTGTTGCGCGACGCGCTGGTCGGCGAAGATCTGCCCGCTGACGCCGTGCAATTGCTCTCGGCCGCCGACCGCTCCTCGGTCACCCACCTGATCCAGGCCCGTGGTCTGGTCGACGTGGTGATTCCCCGTGGCGGAGCCGGTCTGATCGAGGCCGTGGTCCGCGATTCCTATGTGCCGACCATCGAGACGGGGGTGGGCAACTGCCACGTTTACGTGCACGGCGCCGCTGACCTGGACATGGCCGAACGAATCCTGTTGAACTCCAAGACTCGTCGCCCGAGTGTGTGTAACGCGGCCGAGACGCTGCTGGTCGACGCGGCGATCGCCGACCAGGCTCTGCCGCGGCTGATCACTGCGCTGCAGGACGCCGGCGTCACCGTGCACCTGGACCCCGACGAGGCCGAATTGCGCCGCGAATTCCTCTCGATGGACATTGCGGTCGCGGTCGTCGACGGCGTCGACCAGGCGATCGCGCACATCAACGAATACGGCACCGGTCACACCGAAGCCATCGTGACCACCAATATGGCAGCTGCCCAACGGTTTACCGAAGCGGTCGACGCGGCCGCGGTGATGGTCAACGCGTCGACCTCGTTCACCGACGGTGAGCAGTTCGGTTTCGGCGCGGAGATCGGCATCTCCACCCAGAAGTTGCATGCCCGAGGACCGATGGGACTGTCCGAATTGACCTCGACCAAGTGGATCGGTTGGGGAGACGGTCAGATTCGTCCGGCCTGA
- a CDS encoding mechanosensitive ion channel domain-containing protein, translated as MSPVDSLWLYWAGGLAFGLPVVLIGLTEWHHYLARRRSALTRPVNLLRNYLVPLGALLVLLVKVAQVPARNTSVRDLATVFGFVVLVLLLSGLNATVFEGAPEGSWRKRVPTIFRDVTRFLLIAVGLTLIFSYVWGVRVGGLFTALGVTSVVIGLMLQNSVGQIVSGLFMLFEQPFRIGDWLETPAARGRVVEANWRAVHIQTGHGLQITPNSVLAATSFTNLSRPPHAHKLSITTTFSISDPPDRVRRLLVRVAGALPQRKIDVAPSATAAGNGEYRVSIALKSPADDGAAQATFLRWIWYAARREDLHLDGDDDDFSTPARVQKAMRTVVAPALRLSDTDQDLLVPHARVIRYGTDEIVQYAGEVPTAMTFLVNGSIRLTTTTDDGSVVPLSVLEEGSFLGLSTLTRQPSFSGAYALEEVTALEIDREHIEDLVLRTPMLLQELGRIIEDRRRDVRSLGS; from the coding sequence ATGAGTCCCGTCGATTCGTTGTGGTTGTACTGGGCCGGCGGACTGGCCTTCGGGCTTCCTGTTGTCCTGATCGGTCTCACCGAATGGCACCACTACCTCGCCCGCCGACGAAGCGCGTTGACCAGGCCGGTCAATCTGCTGCGCAACTATCTGGTGCCGCTGGGCGCGCTGCTGGTGTTGTTGGTCAAGGTGGCGCAAGTGCCGGCCCGGAACACCTCGGTGCGGGACCTGGCGACGGTGTTCGGTTTCGTGGTTCTGGTTCTGCTGCTCTCAGGACTGAACGCGACCGTCTTCGAGGGGGCGCCCGAAGGGTCGTGGCGCAAGCGTGTGCCGACGATATTCCGGGACGTGACAAGGTTTTTGCTGATCGCGGTCGGCCTTACGCTCATCTTCTCCTACGTCTGGGGTGTCCGGGTCGGCGGTCTGTTCACCGCGCTCGGTGTGACTTCGGTGGTCATCGGCTTGATGCTGCAGAACTCCGTCGGCCAGATCGTGTCCGGGTTGTTCATGTTGTTCGAGCAGCCGTTCCGGATCGGAGACTGGCTGGAAACCCCCGCCGCGCGCGGCCGCGTCGTGGAAGCGAACTGGCGCGCGGTCCACATTCAAACCGGTCACGGTTTGCAGATCACGCCGAACTCGGTGCTGGCTGCCACCTCCTTCACCAACCTCAGTCGCCCGCCTCACGCGCACAAACTGTCCATCACCACAACGTTTTCGATCTCCGACCCACCCGATCGGGTTCGCCGCCTGCTGGTGCGGGTGGCCGGTGCGCTGCCGCAACGCAAGATCGACGTGGCGCCGTCGGCGACCGCGGCGGGTAATGGTGAATACCGAGTCAGCATCGCGCTGAAGTCGCCGGCCGATGACGGTGCCGCGCAAGCGACCTTCCTGCGATGGATCTGGTATGCGGCGCGGCGCGAGGACCTGCACCTCGACGGCGACGACGATGACTTCTCCACACCCGCGCGGGTGCAGAAGGCGATGCGCACCGTGGTGGCACCCGCCCTGCGATTGAGCGACACCGACCAGGATTTACTCGTCCCGCACGCAAGAGTGATTCGTTACGGCACCGACGAGATCGTGCAGTACGCCGGCGAAGTACCAACGGCTATGACGTTTTTGGTCAACGGCAGCATCCGCTTGACGACGACCACCGACGACGGTTCGGTGGTTCCGCTCAGCGTGCTGGAAGAGGGTTCGTTCCTGGGGCTGAGCACCCTTACCCGTCAGCCGAGCTTCTCTGGCGCATACGCGCTGGAAGAGGTGACGGCGCTGGAGATCGACCGCGAGCACATCGAAGATCTCGTGCTGCGAACCCCCATGCTGCTTCAGGAGTTGGGCCGCATCATCGAGGACCGGCGCAGGGACGTCCGCAGCCTCGGGTCGTAA